GGGACGCCGTGGAGGCCGTGGCCGCGATGAAGCGGACGGCCACCGGGCCGCTGAGCACGCTCGGCAGCCTGAGCCTGGCGCGCTCACTGCTCACCGCCGGGCTCGTGGACCGCTTCCGCGTGGTGCTCTTCCCGTTCATCACCGGCGTGACCGGGTCCGAGCGGATCTACGACGGTTACCCGGACGTCGCGCTCGAGCTGGTGCAGAGCCGCACCTTCGACGGGCGCACCCACCTGCTGGAGTACGTCCCGACCGTGCTCAGCCCTCGTGCCGGAAGCCGAGCTTGAGGGTCACCTGCCAGTCCGCCACGCGGTCGCCCTCCACGTGTCCGCGGATCGACTGCACCTCGAACCAGTCGAGGTTGCGGAGGGTCTTGGAGGCCTCCGTGATGGCGTTGCGGACGGCCGCGTCCACGCCCTCGGGCGAGGTCCCGACCAGCTCGGTGATGTTGTAGGTGTTGTTGGCCATGCCGTCCTCCTGGTGATCGGCCCGGGATCCTCGCCGCCCGGGCAGCCTGCTGGCCACCGTAACGGAGGCCCCCCGCCCCCGGCCAGACCCGCTCGGCATCCCCGGGCGGCGCCGGATGGGCCGCGACGAGGGGCCACTACACTGGCCGGCGTGGAGGGGACATCGGACGACGGGCCGGCGCAGCAGGCGGGGCGGTCCGCGCCGGCGGCCGGTCCCGCTCGGCCCACGTGGCCCCGGGTCCCGGAGCCCCCTCACCCGGGTGCCGGCCACTCGCGGGGCCCCGGCCACTCGCGGGGCCCCGCCCGCACCGGGCGCCGGCGGCGCGCGCTGGCCGTGGCACTGACGGAGGGCGCCAGCCCGTTCGTGCTGCTCGCCGTCGTCCTGGTGGTCGTGGCCGTGCGCACGGATCCGCACTGGGTGCGCAGCGCCCTGCTGACGGTGCTGCCGATCGTCGCGGTCCCGCAGGCCATCTCGCTCGTGATGACCCGCCGCCGGATCGTCACGGACCGGTTCATCGTGCACCGGCAGCAGCGGCACCTCTACTACGCCCTGACCTTGGCCTCCATCCTGGCGGGCGCGGCGCTGGTGTTCCTCGTCCCCACCGCCCCGGCGATGCGCACCATGGTGGTGATGGCGGTCGGCACGCTGTTGACCGTCATGGCCGTCAACACGGTCCTCAAGATCAGCATCCACGCCCTCGGCGCCGCCCTGGCGGCGATCGTGCTGCCGGGCGTCACCGGGGCCTGGTGGTTGCTGGCGGCCTCGGTCCCGCTCTGGCTCGGGGTGAGCTGGTCACGGCTGCACCTGGCCCGCCACGCCCTGCCGGAGGTGGTCCTGGGCTCGGTCCTCGGCGGGGCGGTCGGCCTGGTGTTCCTCATGCTGGCCGGCGGCGCCGGCTGAGGGCGGGGCCGGCGGGGGACGAGGGGCGCGGGAACAGCAGGGGACGGCGGCTGCCGTCAGCCGGCCGTCACCCGGCGGCCCGCAGCCCCCGCACCGCCTCCACCGCGTCCCGCACCGCCGCGGCGGCCAGCTCGGCCTCCTCCTCGGTGGACCCGGGCCCGAACGTGAAGCGCACCGCAGTCCGGGCCAGCCCCGCCGGCAGCCCGAGCGCGGTGAGCACGTGCGAGGGCTCGTCCGAGCCGGCGGCGCAGGCCGAGCCGGAGGAGCACACGACGCCGCGCCGCTCCAGCTCCAGCAGGACGGCCTCCCCGTGGGTGCCGGCGAAGACGAACGAGGCCGTCCCCGGCAGCCGGCGCCGCCGGTGGCCGGTGACCCGGGCGCTGGGCACCGCGGCCGTGACCCGCTCGATGAACCGGTCCCGCAGTCCGGCCAGCCGCTCCGCGACCCCGGGCCGCTCGGCCTCGGCCGCCGTGAGCGCCGTGGCCAGGGCCACGGCGCCGGCCACGTTCTCGGTGCCGCTGCGCCGGCCCCGCTCCTGGCCGCCGCCGTGCACGACCGGCTCCAGCGCCAGTCGGCCGCGGGCCCACAGCACGCCGACGCCCTTGGGGGCCCCGACCTTGTGCCCGGACAGGCTCAGCGCGTCCACCCCGAGCCCCTCCACGTCCAGTGGCAGCCAGCCCGCCGCCTGGACCGCGTCCGTGTGGAACGGCACCCGGTGCTCCCGCGCCACGGCGGCCAGCTCCGCGATCGGCTGGATGGTGCCGATCTCGTTGTTGGCGTACTGCACGGACACCAGCGTGGTGTCCGGGCGCACCAGCCGGGCGAGCTCGCCCGGGGACACGAGTCCGTCCGAGTCCGGGGTGAGGTGGTCCACGGTGAATCCGTGCACGCGCCGCAGGTACTCGGCGCTGGCCAGGACCGCCTCGTGCTCCAGCGGGGTGGTGACGAGGTGACGGCCGCGCGGGGCGCCCAGGGCGATCCCCTTCACCGCGAGGTTGTCCGCCTCGGTCCCGCTGCCCGTGAACACGACGCCGGCCGCCCGGGTCCCGAGGATCCTCGCCACGGCGGCCCGGGCGTCCGCCAGCCCCCGGGCCGCGGACTCGCCGAGGCCGTGGTGGCTCGAGGGGTTGCCGAAGTCCCCGGTGAGGTACGGCCACATCGCCTCGAGGGCCTCCCGCCGGACCGGGGAGGTGGCCGCGTGGTCGAGGTAGATCACGCGCCGCCGCCGGCCGTCCTGCCGGACACCGCGGTGGCCACGCCGCCGCTCGCGCCGGTCGCCGTGGCCGCCGCCCCGGCTCCCGCGTCCGAGGCCACGTCCAGCCCGAGGTCCAGGGCGCGCACGCTGTGGGTCAGCGCGCCCACCGAGATGACGTCCACCCCGGTGCGGGCGATGTCCGCCACGGTCTGCAGGCTGACGCCCCCACTGGCCTCCACCACCGCGGCGTCGCCGACCAGGGCCACGCCCTCGCGCAGGTCCGCCAGGGAGAAGTTGTCCAGCATGATCGTGTCCACCCCGGCCTCGAGCACCGCGGGGACCTGGTCCAGACGGTCCACCTCGACCTCGAGGTGCGTGGTGTGCGGCAGCCGGTCCCTCGCGGCCCGCAGCGCCTCCGTGAGGCCCAGGCCGGCCTCGGCCAGGAACGCCAGGTGGTTGTCCTTGGCCATCACCGCGTCGGAGAGGGAGTGGCGGTGGTTGTGGCCGCCGCCGTCCCGCACGGCCTGGCGCTCGAGCACGCGCAGTCCCGGCGTCGTCTTGCGGGTGTCCACGATCCGCGCGCCGGTGCCGGCGACCGCCGCCACGTAGCGCGCCGTCTCGGTGGCGATGCCGGACATGCGCTGGACGAAGTTCAGGCCGATCCGCTCCGCGCGCAGGATCCCGCGCGCCGGGCCGGTGACCTCCGCCAGCACCGCGCCGGCGCCGAAGGACTCCCCGTCGGCCACGAGCGCGCGGACCTCCAGCGCCGGGTCCACGAGCCGGAAGGCGGTGGCGAACACCGCGATCCCGCTGAGCACGCCGGGCTCGCGGGCCACCAGCCGGGCGGTGCCGGCGGCCGACGGCGGCACGAGGGCCTCCGAGGTGATGTCGCCCCACGGCGCGTCCTCCTCGAGGGCCGCCGCGACGAGGCGCTCGACGGCCCCGGGCGCCGCCGGCGCCGCGGGCCAGGCGGTCGGGGCGCTCACCGGGCGCCCGCCGGGGAGGCGGCCGGGCCGGCCGCGGGGGTGCCGGCCGTCGTCGGGACGGCCGGGGGCACGACGGCGAGCATCCTCTCGAGCGCCACGCGCGCGGGGTCGGCCACGCCGGCGGGGACCTGGATGCGGTTGACGACCTCGCCGGCCACGAGCGACTCGAGCACCCAGGCGAGGTAGCCGGGGTGGATCCGGTACATCGTCGAGCACGGGCAGATGACCGGGTCCAGGCAGAAGATCGTGTGCTGCGGGTATTCCGCGGCCAGCCGCTGCACGAGGTTGATCTCGGTGCCGATGGCGAACGTGGACCCCGCCGGGGCGGCCTGGATCGCCTTGACGATGAAGTCGGTCGAGCCGGCCGAGTCCGCCGCGTCCACCACGGGCATGGGGCACTC
This genomic window from Citricoccus sp. SGAir0253 contains:
- a CDS encoding dodecin, producing MANNTYNITELVGTSPEGVDAAVRNAITEASKTLRNLDWFEVQSIRGHVEGDRVADWQVTLKLGFRHEG
- a CDS encoding cysteine desulfurase family protein → MIYLDHAATSPVRREALEAMWPYLTGDFGNPSSHHGLGESAARGLADARAAVARILGTRAAGVVFTGSGTEADNLAVKGIALGAPRGRHLVTTPLEHEAVLASAEYLRRVHGFTVDHLTPDSDGLVSPGELARLVRPDTTLVSVQYANNEIGTIQPIAELAAVAREHRVPFHTDAVQAAGWLPLDVEGLGVDALSLSGHKVGAPKGVGVLWARGRLALEPVVHGGGQERGRRSGTENVAGAVALATALTAAEAERPGVAERLAGLRDRFIERVTAAVPSARVTGHRRRRLPGTASFVFAGTHGEAVLLELERRGVVCSSGSACAAGSDEPSHVLTALGLPAGLARTAVRFTFGPGSTEEEAELAAAAVRDAVEAVRGLRAAG
- the nadC gene encoding carboxylating nicotinate-nucleotide diphosphorylase — its product is MSAPTAWPAAPAAPGAVERLVAAALEEDAPWGDITSEALVPPSAAGTARLVAREPGVLSGIAVFATAFRLVDPALEVRALVADGESFGAGAVLAEVTGPARGILRAERIGLNFVQRMSGIATETARYVAAVAGTGARIVDTRKTTPGLRVLERQAVRDGGGHNHRHSLSDAVMAKDNHLAFLAEAGLGLTEALRAARDRLPHTTHLEVEVDRLDQVPAVLEAGVDTIMLDNFSLADLREGVALVGDAAVVEASGGVSLQTVADIARTGVDVISVGALTHSVRALDLGLDVASDAGAGAAATATGASGGVATAVSGRTAGGGA